Proteins encoded by one window of Nitrospira sp. CR1.1:
- a CDS encoding UDP-N-acetylglucosamine 2-epimerase (non-hydrolyzing) — MTRIDLIAGARPNFMKIAPIINALNAARSRGSKLRFRLIHTGQHYDRAMSGSFFEELGIPDPDMNLEVGSGTQAEQTAAIMVNYEKVLAKDKSHLCLVVGDVTSTMACSIVARKMGIPVAHVEGGIRSNDWTMPEEINRVVTDSITNWFFTTSETANDNLRRAGVADARIFFVGNTMIDTLRQHMERLRPPACWSSLALTPNQYFVVTLHRPANVDGEQQLLGLLRAIAEGTQGLPVVFPVHPRTAKHLRETGQTLPSLHYVDPLGYLEFNYLVKHARGVITDSGGITEETTVLGVPCLTLRDNTERPETVTIGTNELIGTDPRKLPPALQRLMAGQWKKGAIPPLWDGNTAVRIVEHLETLLAQQ; from the coding sequence ATGACACGCATTGATCTCATCGCCGGAGCACGCCCGAATTTCATGAAAATTGCGCCGATCATCAACGCGTTGAATGCCGCACGGTCGCGTGGCAGCAAACTTCGGTTTCGCCTCATCCATACGGGACAACACTATGACCGTGCCATGTCGGGCAGCTTTTTCGAGGAGTTGGGCATCCCCGATCCCGACATGAATCTAGAAGTTGGTTCCGGTACCCAAGCTGAACAGACGGCGGCGATTATGGTGAACTACGAGAAAGTTTTGGCCAAAGACAAAAGCCATCTTTGCCTGGTCGTGGGGGACGTGACCTCGACCATGGCCTGCTCGATCGTGGCTCGCAAGATGGGGATTCCCGTGGCCCATGTGGAGGGCGGCATTCGCTCGAACGATTGGACGATGCCGGAGGAAATCAATCGCGTCGTCACGGATTCCATCACCAACTGGTTCTTCACCACCAGCGAAACGGCCAATGACAATTTACGCCGCGCAGGTGTCGCAGATGCGCGCATTTTTTTTGTCGGCAATACCATGATCGATACACTGCGTCAACACATGGAGCGGTTGCGGCCCCCGGCCTGCTGGAGTTCCCTTGCGTTGACACCGAACCAGTATTTTGTCGTCACCCTGCATCGTCCTGCAAACGTCGATGGTGAGCAGCAATTGCTTGGACTGCTACGAGCCATTGCGGAGGGCACACAAGGATTGCCGGTGGTATTTCCGGTGCACCCGCGAACCGCCAAACATCTGCGTGAGACCGGACAGACGCTTCCCTCCCTGCACTATGTCGACCCCTTGGGCTATCTGGAGTTCAACTATCTGGTGAAGCACGCCCGCGGAGTCATTACCGATTCGGGCGGGATCACGGAGGAAACGACTGTGCTGGGTGTTCCTTGTTTGACCTTGCGCGATAATACCGAACGGCCGGAAACGGTGACCATCGGTACCAATGAACTGATCGGAACCGACCCGCGAAAACTCCCCCCGGCCCTGCAGCGATTGATGGCCGGTCAATGGAAGAAGGGCGCCATTCCGCCACTGTGGGACGGCAACACGGCCGTGCGGATTGTGGAACATCTGGAGACGCTTCTCGCACAACAGTAG
- a CDS encoding response regulator codes for MTGHTPSPTMLVVDPSAETWALVMEQARLRGLSVMTAPDPQAALAMIDMAAPDILMTDLFLADRAGLLLIRELRARSSKSVMIATGESGQVDTVVEVVRAGADDYLQKPLRADALGLALDRALQQIPATIENVPGIEQVDYRLVLGTNPDHVEDCVTWLIQQTAVSLPETQRLHLRTTLIELIVNAVEHGSLEILYQEKHDALNADQFETLIAERRRHPRFATRRVVVRASYDKGRRLLRYAITDEGRGFAWNRFMTTSEQPCDSRHANGRGVFLAKAFFPDLTYNERGTEVTFSVPVP; via the coding sequence ATGACTGGTCACACCCCATCGCCCACGATGCTGGTCGTCGATCCCTCTGCTGAGACCTGGGCTCTGGTGATGGAGCAAGCCCGGCTCCGTGGGCTTTCAGTCATGACAGCGCCTGATCCTCAAGCAGCATTGGCGATGATCGATATGGCTGCGCCCGATATTCTCATGACCGATCTGTTCCTGGCAGACCGGGCCGGCCTCCTGTTGATCCGCGAACTCCGCGCACGGTCCTCGAAAAGCGTCATGATTGCGACCGGGGAGTCTGGGCAGGTTGACACAGTTGTGGAGGTCGTGCGGGCGGGCGCAGATGACTACCTCCAGAAGCCGCTTCGCGCGGACGCGCTCGGCTTGGCGCTGGATCGAGCGCTCCAACAGATCCCGGCGACCATCGAGAACGTTCCGGGAATCGAACAGGTGGACTATCGGCTTGTATTAGGCACCAATCCCGATCACGTCGAGGACTGTGTGACCTGGTTGATCCAGCAGACCGCCGTGTCGCTTCCCGAAACGCAACGCCTGCACCTGCGCACCACCTTGATCGAACTCATCGTCAACGCGGTGGAACATGGCAGTCTTGAAATCCTCTATCAGGAAAAACACGACGCCTTGAACGCCGACCAGTTCGAGACGCTGATTGCGGAGCGCCGGCGCCATCCACGGTTTGCCACGCGGCGTGTCGTGGTCCGGGCTTCCTATGATAAAGGTCGCCGCCTCCTCCGTTATGCGATCACGGATGAGGGGAGGGGCTTTGCCTGGAACCGCTTTATGACGACCTCTGAACAGCCCTGTGACAGTCGTCATGCCAACGGCCGCGGCGTCTTTCTCGCCAAGGCGTTTTTCCCGGACCTGACCTATAACGAACGCGGGACAGAAGTGACGTTTTCAGTGCCAGTTCCCTAG
- a CDS encoding SpoIIE family protein phosphatase, translated as MAEPVRHIEPPSIAGPSAKGTPVILLVDDDEITRMGMAGRLKRLGYRVIEAGDGNAGLTAIRAQRPDLVILDWMMPGMDGPSVCEAIRADPELKSSQVVLMTAHDRPEQIAEGLSRGADDFLSKAASRQEVLARVQASLRSSALVREIEHTRDDLDRSHRLLSAKQAELESELQSAADFVRAQLPLPGMPATGVSMQWAYQPSLALGGDLFQVCSWGADALGLYILDASGHGVAAALRAVALMSFLREDNLTKAVGSLDPGTILTEANRLFPLTQDGEYFTLWVGRLDISTRMLSYATAGHGGAFLQAAGAGSRWLSMASLPLGFDPHSTFESLHTPLLSLDRLYLFSDGIYEAPSPTGELWGRDRLQATLEAHRSQSLGQSIADTMAAARQWLAGDIFPDDVALLGLEMLESPMSPKERS; from the coding sequence GTGGCTGAGCCCGTGCGACACATCGAGCCGCCATCCATCGCCGGCCCCTCCGCGAAGGGGACACCGGTCATTCTCCTCGTCGACGACGACGAGATCACTCGAATGGGGATGGCCGGGCGGTTGAAACGATTGGGGTACCGCGTGATCGAGGCCGGTGACGGAAACGCCGGCTTGACCGCCATCCGCGCCCAGCGTCCGGATTTGGTTATCCTTGATTGGATGATGCCGGGTATGGATGGTCCGAGTGTCTGTGAGGCAATCCGCGCAGATCCGGAATTGAAATCCAGCCAGGTCGTGCTCATGACGGCGCACGACCGCCCCGAACAGATCGCCGAAGGTCTCTCGCGCGGAGCCGATGATTTTCTCAGCAAAGCGGCGAGTAGGCAGGAAGTCCTGGCGCGTGTGCAAGCCAGCCTCCGGTCGAGCGCGCTGGTTCGTGAAATCGAACACACGCGCGATGATCTCGATCGATCCCATCGCCTCCTGTCCGCCAAACAAGCAGAACTGGAGAGTGAGCTGCAATCGGCCGCGGATTTCGTCCGCGCCCAGCTGCCCCTGCCCGGCATGCCGGCCACCGGAGTCAGCATGCAGTGGGCCTACCAGCCGTCCCTGGCCCTGGGCGGGGACCTGTTTCAAGTCTGTTCCTGGGGAGCCGATGCCCTTGGGTTATACATTCTCGACGCGTCGGGTCACGGAGTCGCGGCAGCCTTGCGGGCGGTCGCGCTGATGAGTTTTCTGCGTGAGGACAATCTGACGAAAGCAGTCGGAAGTCTTGACCCAGGAACCATCCTTACAGAAGCCAACCGTCTGTTTCCGCTGACGCAGGACGGCGAATATTTCACCCTGTGGGTGGGACGTCTGGACATCTCCACACGAATGCTCTCCTATGCCACCGCCGGTCATGGCGGAGCGTTCCTGCAAGCGGCCGGCGCCGGGTCCCGATGGCTGTCCATGGCCAGTCTTCCGTTGGGATTCGATCCTCACAGCACGTTTGAAAGTCTGCATACTCCGCTTCTTTCATTGGATCGTCTGTATCTGTTCAGCGACGGCATCTACGAAGCCCCTTCGCCGACAGGAGAACTCTGGGGACGAGACCGCTTGCAAGCAACGCTGGAAGCGCACCGTAGCCAGAGTCTTGGACAGAGCATCGCCGATACCATGGCCGCGGCACGGCAGTGGCTAGCCGGGGATATTTTCCCGGACGACGTGGCGCTGCTGGGTCTGGAGATGCTGGAGAGCCCGATGAGCCCAAAGGAGAGGTCGTGA
- a CDS encoding anti-sigma factor antagonist (This anti-anti-sigma factor, or anti-sigma factor antagonist, belongs to a family that includes characterized members SpoIIAA, RsbV, RsfA, and RsfB.): protein MQITERRIGESVILDLVGELTYANRATFKASVERSKANGVRHLILNMQGVRFLDSSALGTLALLTQSQSATRSTIGLLNPQSYVKEILTLANLHQLLPVYHSEQEALAACRLPKAG from the coding sequence ATGCAGATTACTGAACGGCGAATCGGGGAGTCGGTCATCCTCGACCTGGTGGGCGAACTGACGTATGCCAATCGAGCCACGTTTAAAGCTTCGGTGGAGCGGAGCAAAGCCAACGGCGTCCGTCACCTGATATTAAACATGCAAGGCGTTCGATTTCTCGACAGTTCGGCGCTCGGGACCCTGGCGTTACTCACGCAAAGCCAGAGCGCGACACGGAGCACAATCGGTCTCCTGAATCCCCAGAGTTACGTCAAAGAAATCCTTACTCTGGCCAACCTGCATCAACTGCTGCCGGTCTACCATTCGGAGCAGGAGGCGCTGGCTGCATGCCGTCTACCGAAAGCCGGGTAA
- a CDS encoding anti-sigma factor antagonist (This anti-anti-sigma factor, or anti-sigma factor antagonist, belongs to a family that includes characterized members SpoIIAA, RsbV, RsfA, and RsfB.), giving the protein MKITSEVHNHKVTLKLEGNFTYTQRKPFQEMLKSVSVDPMEHIVVDLSQVAFLDSAALGLLMISHRQLQADKRTMSLAYPQPTVRQIIELANLHKTIPLIESPVPTMTKKSA; this is encoded by the coding sequence ATGAAAATTACCAGCGAAGTCCACAACCATAAGGTCACCTTGAAACTGGAAGGCAACTTTACCTATACCCAGCGTAAACCCTTTCAGGAAATGTTGAAGTCCGTCAGTGTCGATCCGATGGAACATATTGTCGTCGATCTGTCCCAGGTGGCGTTCCTTGACAGCGCAGCCTTGGGGCTGCTGATGATCTCCCATCGGCAATTGCAGGCCGACAAACGCACAATGTCCCTGGCCTATCCTCAACCGACGGTGCGGCAGATCATCGAACTCGCCAACCTGCACAAGACCATTCCGCTGATCGAATCGCCGGTCCCGACCATGACGAAGAAGAGCGCATGA
- the cheB gene encoding chemotaxis-specific protein-glutamate methyltransferase CheB: protein MAKIRVLTIDDSALMRQVLAELLSKDPAIEVIGSAPDPYVAREKIKALNPDVLTLDVEMPKMDGLTFLEKLMRGRPTPVIMVSSLTEAGCQTTLRALELGAVDFITKPKIDLREGMDQIAQELIAKVKAAATASVRPTTASSSGAARPAALNSAMIKTTDMIIAIGSSTGGTEAVKDVLQVLPPNTPPVLITQHMPERFTKTWADRMNQLCRISVKEAEDGDSVLPGHALVAPGNYHMTLVRSGARYSVRINQDEPVNRHRPSVDVMFDSVAQYAGGNAVGVILTGMGGDGAKGLLRMKEAGAYTIAQDEASCVVFGMPKEAIKLGAADAVRPLGDIAAAILTHVTRA from the coding sequence ATGGCTAAAATTCGAGTCCTAACCATCGATGATTCCGCGTTGATGCGGCAGGTGCTGGCTGAGTTGCTTTCCAAAGATCCTGCTATCGAGGTGATCGGCAGCGCGCCGGATCCCTATGTGGCCCGGGAAAAAATTAAAGCATTGAATCCGGATGTGCTGACCCTGGACGTGGAAATGCCCAAAATGGACGGGCTCACGTTTTTGGAAAAACTCATGCGCGGACGCCCCACGCCGGTGATTATGGTCAGTTCGCTCACCGAGGCCGGCTGCCAAACGACCCTCCGCGCGCTGGAACTCGGCGCCGTCGACTTTATCACCAAGCCGAAAATCGATTTACGCGAAGGCATGGATCAGATCGCGCAGGAGCTGATTGCAAAAGTCAAGGCCGCCGCAACGGCCTCCGTGCGTCCCACAACGGCCTCGTCGTCCGGCGCCGCTCGTCCCGCGGCGCTCAACTCGGCCATGATCAAAACGACGGATATGATCATCGCGATCGGCTCCTCCACAGGGGGCACGGAAGCGGTCAAGGACGTCCTCCAGGTGCTTCCTCCAAACACGCCTCCGGTCCTCATCACACAGCATATGCCTGAGCGTTTCACCAAAACCTGGGCGGATCGCATGAACCAGCTCTGCCGAATTTCCGTCAAGGAAGCCGAGGACGGGGATAGCGTCCTCCCGGGACATGCTCTCGTGGCGCCCGGCAACTACCATATGACCCTGGTCCGCAGCGGCGCGCGCTACTCCGTGCGCATTAACCAGGATGAGCCGGTCAATCGGCATCGCCCGTCGGTCGATGTGATGTTTGACTCCGTCGCGCAGTACGCGGGAGGCAACGCGGTGGGCGTGATCCTGACCGGCATGGGCGGAGACGGGGCCAAAGGCCTCCTGCGAATGAAAGAAGCCGGCGCCTATACCATCGCCCAGGACGAGGCGTCATGCGTGGTCTTCGGCATGCCAAAAGAAGCCATCAAGCTTGGCGCAGCCGACGCCGTCCGTCCGCTTGGCGACATCGCCGCCGCCATTTTGACTCATGTCACCCGTGCCTGA
- a CDS encoding chemoreceptor glutamine deamidase CheD — translation MAVIDTDTFSHIRRMRDGRFPHEVACILPGEFFVSREPMVVYTVLGSCISACIRDPIAGVGGMNHFMLPAPKEHQSGDAWGGESTRYGSFAMEQLINEILKRGGLRHRLEVKLFGAGKIYDGNIDVGARNTEWVLQYLKTEGYALAKSDLGDVFPRKVYYFTESGRVLMKKIERIRNRTIYERETEYQHRIEVEPTAPQDNITLF, via the coding sequence ATGGCGGTGATTGACACCGATACCTTCTCGCATATCCGGCGCATGCGCGATGGCCGTTTTCCCCACGAGGTGGCGTGCATTCTGCCGGGAGAGTTTTTTGTCAGTCGGGAGCCAATGGTTGTCTATACGGTCCTGGGGTCCTGCATCTCAGCATGCATCCGGGATCCGATCGCAGGCGTCGGCGGCATGAATCATTTCATGCTTCCCGCTCCAAAGGAGCATCAGTCCGGCGACGCTTGGGGAGGGGAGTCCACTCGGTATGGCTCTTTCGCGATGGAACAGTTGATCAACGAAATTCTGAAACGCGGCGGACTCAGGCACCGGTTGGAAGTGAAATTATTCGGGGCGGGAAAGATCTATGACGGGAACATCGATGTCGGGGCGCGCAATACGGAATGGGTGCTCCAGTATCTGAAGACCGAAGGGTACGCCCTCGCCAAGAGCGACCTGGGCGATGTCTTTCCGAGAAAGGTGTACTACTTCACGGAGTCAGGCCGCGTCCTGATGAAAAAGATCGAGCGCATAAGAAACCGTACGATTTACGAGCGGGAAACGGAGTACCAACATCGGATCGAAGTCGAACCGACGGCGCCACAGGACAATATTACGCTGTTTTGA
- a CDS encoding DUF420 domain-containing protein → MDSKTLLWYLVLSSLTVAYLVVLAGVKAAKSHDVSHHSHRMIVGCTIVGIWLVAYVLKQVLFGRESFQGPESAYWSVYVPIFVTHMLLAVTTIGLGAYNLYMGLHRLRFGSVGAMVAGMTTHRRMGNALIWTFSGTMITAYLVYLMLFVWYRS, encoded by the coding sequence ATGGACAGTAAAACACTCCTTTGGTATCTCGTCTTGTCCAGCCTGACAGTCGCCTATCTTGTCGTATTAGCGGGTGTCAAAGCCGCGAAGTCCCACGATGTCTCGCACCATTCCCACCGCATGATTGTGGGGTGCACGATCGTCGGCATCTGGCTCGTGGCCTATGTCCTCAAGCAAGTCTTGTTTGGACGAGAGTCGTTCCAGGGGCCGGAAAGCGCCTATTGGTCGGTCTATGTCCCGATCTTCGTCACGCACATGCTCTTGGCCGTCACCACCATCGGCCTGGGTGCCTACAACCTCTACATGGGGCTCCATCGGCTGCGCTTCGGAAGTGTCGGCGCCATGGTCGCCGGCATGACCACGCACCGTCGAATGGGGAATGCTCTCATTTGGACGTTTAGCGGCACCATGATCACGGCATACCTCGTGTATTTAATGCTGTTTGTCTGGTATCGGAGCTGA
- a CDS encoding methyl-accepting chemotaxis protein — MGLNVELLESSFKLVAPQGDALVTRFYERLFERYPAVKPLFKNASIKEQKKKLLASLVLVIQNLRHPEKLTPVLQDMGARHVGYGAKPAHYDAVGENLLAVLGEFAGSAWTPQVKQAWTDAYTAIKTIMLAGAERVHHTQGEKTMSKATGKTKKSAPAQADMSGFYLGALEQSQNNILLCDRNLVITYANSTAKKTLVALETEIKKVLPKFNASAVVGVCIDDFHVDPSKQRRILANPANMPHRSDIQIGPLTLSLLVTAIMSPDGEYLGNALEWADVTEKRRLETEMSRLKASLDNARSNVLVCDRSYTIVYANNQSVTTLRRLESDIQKVLPGFSVAKVVGSNIDQYHKNPSQQRRLLDNPQNLPYRTEIKIGPLTLELAVAAIMNEKGDYLGNVVEWADVSAQKKAQVEIDKLIGAATAGQLSERINAEEFEGFFKTLSEGVNKMLDAVVTPLHEAQMVLTAMAANDLTKTMTGLYQGEFEQMKSSLNGAMSTLSTAISTVRDGAESVTAGAEQITKGNEDLSQRTSEQASALEETSASMEEMTSTVKQNADNAKQANQLAIAARDIADKGGSVTVRAVEAMGEINKSSKKIADIITVIDEIAFQTNLLALNAAVEAARAGEHGRGFAVVAAEVRNLAQRSATAAKEIKGLINESIQRVSDGSELVNQSGKTLEEIVSSVKRVTDIIAEITAASQEQAQGIDQVNKAIMQMDETTQQNAALVEETTSASQSMKDQAQELMRQVEVFKVETNGSHRESNPRPSTARTAVKSAPAAPKPALKKPGFSSKPAEAKEPAKVAAGNGHDRRKKDDDFEEF, encoded by the coding sequence ATGGGATTAAACGTCGAATTATTAGAATCGAGCTTCAAACTTGTGGCGCCCCAGGGCGACGCCCTGGTGACCCGCTTCTACGAACGGCTCTTCGAGCGGTATCCGGCCGTCAAGCCGCTCTTCAAGAACGCATCCATCAAAGAACAGAAGAAAAAGCTGTTGGCCTCCCTGGTGTTGGTAATCCAGAACCTTCGCCACCCTGAGAAACTCACGCCGGTGCTGCAGGACATGGGGGCCAGACATGTCGGATACGGCGCGAAACCGGCTCACTACGACGCGGTCGGGGAAAATCTTCTGGCGGTATTGGGTGAATTCGCCGGATCCGCGTGGACGCCGCAGGTCAAGCAAGCGTGGACCGACGCCTATACGGCTATCAAAACCATTATGCTCGCCGGAGCGGAACGTGTACACCACACACAAGGAGAGAAGACGATGAGTAAGGCTACGGGAAAGACAAAGAAGAGCGCGCCAGCGCAAGCTGATATGAGCGGCTTCTACCTCGGCGCACTCGAGCAATCGCAGAATAACATTCTGCTCTGCGACCGTAATCTGGTGATCACCTATGCCAACTCGACGGCTAAGAAAACGCTCGTCGCGCTGGAGACCGAAATCAAGAAGGTGCTGCCGAAATTCAACGCCTCTGCGGTCGTCGGCGTGTGCATCGATGATTTCCACGTGGATCCGAGCAAACAACGCCGGATTTTAGCGAACCCGGCTAACATGCCGCACCGGTCGGATATTCAGATCGGACCCCTGACCCTCAGCCTGTTGGTCACGGCCATCATGAGCCCTGACGGAGAGTACCTGGGAAACGCGCTGGAGTGGGCCGATGTCACCGAGAAGCGAAGACTTGAGACTGAAATGTCGCGGCTCAAGGCGTCCCTCGACAATGCGCGATCCAACGTCCTCGTGTGCGACCGCAGCTATACCATCGTCTATGCGAATAACCAATCCGTCACCACATTGCGCCGGTTGGAATCCGATATCCAAAAAGTCCTTCCGGGGTTCTCCGTGGCTAAGGTGGTCGGGTCAAACATTGATCAATATCACAAGAATCCCTCCCAACAACGGCGCTTGCTGGATAACCCTCAAAATTTGCCGTACCGCACGGAAATCAAGATCGGGCCCTTAACGCTTGAACTGGCAGTCGCGGCGATCATGAACGAAAAGGGAGACTATCTCGGTAACGTCGTGGAGTGGGCGGACGTCAGCGCTCAGAAAAAAGCCCAGGTAGAAATTGATAAACTCATCGGCGCGGCCACAGCCGGACAACTCTCCGAACGGATCAATGCCGAAGAATTCGAAGGCTTCTTCAAGACGCTCTCGGAAGGCGTCAACAAGATGCTCGATGCGGTCGTCACGCCCTTGCATGAAGCACAAATGGTGCTCACCGCAATGGCGGCAAACGATCTCACGAAAACCATGACCGGCCTGTACCAGGGTGAGTTCGAGCAGATGAAGAGCAGCCTGAACGGCGCCATGAGCACCCTGAGCACCGCGATTTCGACGGTGCGTGATGGCGCGGAAAGCGTGACTGCAGGCGCCGAACAAATCACGAAGGGCAATGAGGATCTCTCGCAACGCACTTCAGAGCAGGCCAGCGCGTTGGAAGAAACCTCCGCTTCCATGGAAGAAATGACTTCGACCGTGAAGCAGAACGCCGACAATGCCAAACAGGCCAACCAGCTGGCCATCGCCGCGCGCGATATCGCCGACAAGGGCGGGTCTGTCACCGTCCGCGCGGTGGAAGCCATGGGCGAGATCAACAAGAGCAGCAAAAAGATCGCGGACATTATCACCGTGATCGATGAGATCGCCTTCCAGACGAATCTCCTGGCTTTGAATGCCGCCGTGGAAGCGGCCAGAGCAGGGGAACATGGCCGGGGCTTCGCCGTCGTCGCCGCGGAAGTGCGCAATCTGGCGCAACGGTCCGCGACCGCAGCGAAAGAGATCAAGGGTTTGATCAACGAATCGATTCAGCGCGTCAGTGACGGCAGCGAGCTGGTCAATCAATCCGGGAAGACGCTGGAAGAAATCGTCAGCTCGGTGAAACGCGTGACCGACATCATCGCTGAAATCACGGCAGCGTCTCAGGAACAAGCCCAGGGCATCGATCAGGTCAACAAGGCCATCATGCAAATGGACGAAACGACCCAACAGAATGCTGCCTTGGTGGAAGAAACGACATCGGCCAGCCAGTCGATGAAAGATCAGGCGCAGGAACTCATGCGTCAGGTTGAAGTGTTCAAGGTCGAGACGAACGGAAGTCATCGGGAGTCAAATCCCCGGCCTTCGACCGCAAGGACCGCGGTCAAATCGGCCCCCGCGGCCCCGAAACCGGCCCTGAAAAAACCGGGATTCTCGTCCAAACCCGCTGAGGCCAAGGAGCCTGCCAAGGTTGCGGCCGGGAACGGTCACGACCGGCGCAAAAAGGATGACGACTTCGAAGAATTCTAG
- a CDS encoding chemotaxis protein CheW: protein MATQELTSKDSNQQIGSTTDGSQFLTFQLGEELYGVDILRVQEIKGYTAVTRIPNTPAHIKGVLNLRGTIVPIVELRTKFGMPTIEYTMFTVIVVVVVKEKIMGLVVDAVSDVLDIDKKDIQPAPQFGAQVDVSFLNGIGKAGDKLVALLDMDRLLTDGDMTETEKAAA, encoded by the coding sequence ATGGCAACACAGGAGTTGACGAGCAAAGATTCGAATCAACAGATCGGGAGCACGACGGACGGCAGTCAATTCCTGACCTTCCAGCTGGGAGAAGAACTGTACGGGGTCGACATTCTCCGGGTTCAGGAAATCAAAGGCTATACGGCCGTGACGCGCATTCCCAATACGCCCGCCCACATTAAGGGGGTGCTGAATTTGCGCGGCACCATCGTCCCGATCGTGGAGCTCCGGACGAAATTCGGCATGCCGACGATTGAGTACACCATGTTCACGGTGATCGTCGTGGTCGTCGTCAAAGAGAAAATCATGGGACTCGTGGTGGATGCGGTTTCCGATGTCCTCGACATCGACAAAAAAGACATCCAGCCGGCCCCGCAGTTCGGCGCCCAGGTCGATGTCAGTTTTCTGAATGGAATCGGCAAAGCCGGCGACAAACTGGTCGCGTTGCTGGATATGGATCGCCTCTTGACCGACGGAGATATGACGGAAACCGAGAAGGCCGCTGCTTAA